The genomic window CACCGAGCGCGCCTGGATGTCGAGGTGCCCGGTGCTGATGATGCGGATGAGCTGGTTGGTCATGACGATGCGATTGCCGTGACCGTCTTCGATGATGAGCGCCCCGCGGTCGCCAGCGCTCTCCGTCGAGTCGACGAAGCGGATGTTGTGGCCGTTCAGGGAGCGCAGGGTGCGCTCGCGCGGATCTGTCGCCGGCGGGGTGTGCTGGGGATTCCAGGTGAAGCCGACGATGTAGGGGTGGTCGAAGTCGCCGTGCTCGAAGGCGACCAGGGCTTCGTCCCCCACCTCGGGCATCACGAAGCTGCCGCGGTTGGCCCCGGCCATGGCGGTGGCGACGGTGGCCCACCGCGTGGGCGAGTCT from Pseudomonadota bacterium includes these protein-coding regions:
- a CDS encoding phage baseplate assembly protein V, yielding MRAPTAGVVIATVVANEDPEAQGRVEVRFPWLGEDSPTRWATVATAMAGANRGSFVMPEVGDEALVAFEHGDFDHPYIVGFTWNPQHTPPATDPRERTLRSLNGHNIRFVDSTESAGDRGALIIEDGHGNRIVMTNQLIRIISTGHLDIQARSVTIMGRPVNPMVADI